In Aridibaculum aurantiacum, the following proteins share a genomic window:
- a CDS encoding TolC family protein — translation MMQRIKWMISLLVVAPVLSFAQQDTVLSLPGIIQKIDSNNLLLQTYGLRAESYKYSAEAATAWMAPMVGMGTWQTPYPGQKIMDARDRGMVMIRAEQDIPNLSKQRAKSRFIESQGNVELASRGVTLNELRTQAKRQYYTWLVALQRIKVLQRNQQVLAMMKKIEEVRYPYNQSALSSIYRSDAEIERNRNMVQMQLGEIERAKAILNSLMNRPGNQQLMIDTTYNVRFKPEAAIDTAQLSAERSDIYRMNENIRSMLLNIDAMRQESKPDFKVQFDHMMPLSRMMPNAYSIMGMISIPIAPWASRMYKSDIKAMQLNIQSMERERAAMLQETQGMLYGMQAEIQSMQRRLSTIETKVLPALQKTFDANYLVYQENKLSVTALLDSYEALNMMQMDLLDEKLKFYQMIVDYEKELYR, via the coding sequence ATGATGCAGCGCATTAAATGGATGATAAGCCTCCTTGTAGTTGCTCCTGTGCTGTCATTTGCACAGCAGGATACGGTACTTAGTTTACCGGGTATCATTCAAAAAATAGATAGTAACAACCTCCTGCTGCAGACCTATGGGCTGCGTGCAGAGAGTTATAAATACAGCGCCGAAGCAGCTACTGCATGGATGGCGCCAATGGTTGGTATGGGTACCTGGCAAACGCCGTACCCCGGGCAAAAGATCATGGATGCACGGGATAGGGGAATGGTGATGATACGTGCCGAACAGGATATACCCAACCTTTCTAAACAGCGTGCAAAGAGCAGGTTTATTGAGTCGCAGGGAAACGTGGAGCTTGCTTCAAGAGGCGTTACGCTTAACGAGCTGCGTACACAGGCGAAGCGTCAGTATTATACCTGGCTTGTAGCGTTGCAGCGCATTAAGGTTTTGCAACGCAACCAGCAGGTGCTGGCAATGATGAAGAAGATAGAAGAAGTGCGTTACCCGTACAATCAATCAGCATTGAGCAGCATATACAGGTCGGATGCAGAGATAGAGCGTAACAGGAATATGGTGCAGATGCAGCTTGGTGAGATTGAAAGAGCTAAGGCCATTTTGAACTCTCTCATGAATAGGCCAGGCAACCAGCAGTTGATGATTGACACCACTTATAATGTGCGCTTCAAACCTGAAGCCGCTATAGATACTGCACAACTTTCTGCAGAGCGCAGCGATATCTACAGAATGAATGAAAACATCCGTTCTATGCTGCTGAACATAGATGCTATGCGGCAGGAAAGCAAGCCGGATTTTAAAGTGCAGTTTGATCATATGATGCCACTGAGCAGGATGATGCCCAACGCCTATAGCATCATGGGCATGATAAGCATTCCCATTGCGCCATGGGCATCCAGGATGTACAAATCGGATATCAAAGCCATGCAGCTAAACATACAATCGATGGAGCGTGAAAGAGCAGCTATGCTGCAGGAAACGCAGGGTATGCTGTATGGTATGCAGGCTGAGATACAATCCATGCAACGAAGATTATCAACCATAGAAACGAAAGTGCTTCCTGCACTGCAAAAAACGTTTGATGCTAACTACCTGGTATACCAGGAAAACAAACTGTCGGTGACGGCGCTGCTCGATAGTTATGAAGCATTGAACATGATGCAGATGGACCTGCTGGATGAAAAACTAAAGTTTTACCAAATGATCGTCGATTATGAAAAAGAGCTGTACAGGTAG
- a CDS encoding DUF5655 domain-containing protein gives MALFDITEKGKLTLIKETDFKLERDIQKLIEDNLRLVFGLDYVRSEFSINNFRIDTLSFDKDQKSFVIIEYKRDKNFSVIDQGYAYLSLMLNNKADFILEYNENCSDTLKRDDVDWSQSKVIFISPSFTPYQREAINFKDLPIELWEIKRFSNQTVNILKIQTAGAKESVKTISRQDETIETVSREIKVYTEQEHLDIATDGTKELYEKVKLAILNLYNLEVKPKKKYVAFVASSNVVDIHIQRNGLKLWLNLPKDALDDPKHLARDVSEIGHWGNGDYEISLRTDEDIEYIMSLVKQSLKRNKK, from the coding sequence ATGGCACTATTTGACATAACTGAAAAGGGGAAACTGACTCTAATTAAGGAAACTGACTTCAAGTTAGAAAGAGATATTCAGAAACTTATTGAAGACAATCTAAGATTGGTATTCGGACTTGACTATGTACGTTCAGAGTTTAGTATCAACAACTTTCGCATTGACACATTGAGCTTTGACAAAGACCAAAAATCTTTTGTCATAATTGAATACAAAAGAGACAAAAACTTCAGTGTTATAGACCAAGGTTATGCCTACTTATCATTGATGCTAAATAATAAAGCAGACTTCATTCTGGAATATAATGAAAACTGTTCAGACACCCTGAAAAGGGATGATGTAGATTGGAGCCAATCAAAAGTTATATTTATTTCCCCTTCTTTCACTCCATATCAACGTGAAGCAATAAATTTCAAAGACCTTCCAATTGAACTATGGGAGATAAAACGTTTCAGTAATCAAACAGTTAACATATTAAAAATCCAAACAGCTGGCGCTAAAGAAAGTGTGAAGACAATTTCTAGACAGGACGAAACAATTGAAACTGTTAGTAGAGAAATAAAAGTATACACAGAACAAGAACACCTTGACATAGCAACTGATGGTACAAAAGAGCTTTATGAAAAAGTAAAACTTGCCATTCTTAACCTCTACAACTTGGAAGTAAAGCCGAAGAAAAAATATGTTGCATTTGTAGCAAGCTCCAACGTAGTTGACATTCATATACAAAGAAACGGTTTGAAACTTTGGCTTAATCTTCCAAAGGATGCTTTAGACGATCCCAAACATCTTGCAAGAGATGTCAGCGAAATAGGACATTGGGGAAATGGCGATTATGAAATTTCATTAAGAACTGATGAGGATATCGAATACATTATGAGTTTAGTTAAGCAATCGCTCAAGCGGAACAAAAAATAA
- a CDS encoding AraC family transcriptional regulator, whose product MNAQLLREITPLTQSDCFTLFSRTKTDFDFPLHYHEEMEINFIMNGKGAKRVVGDHIEEIDDLELVLVGSGLQHGWFTHKCKSEEIKEVTIQFHRDLFDEKFLQRNQMSFIRSMFERSVRGILFSRETAEAIMPRMMALPQKHGFDSVIELMSILHDLSTSRNMRTLSDVSFGNSEPQSYNSRRVESVMQYLQKNFDKEILLSDVAKVAGMTEVALSRFFKLRTGNTFIDTLNEVRLGHASRMLIDTTQSITEIAYKCGFNNISNFNRLFKKKKHCTPKEFRESYTTSGVRTFV is encoded by the coding sequence ATGAACGCACAATTACTTAGAGAGATTACCCCACTTACCCAAAGTGATTGTTTTACCCTTTTTTCACGTACAAAAACAGATTTTGACTTTCCCCTGCACTACCACGAAGAGATGGAAATCAACTTCATCATGAATGGAAAAGGAGCAAAAAGGGTGGTTGGAGATCATATAGAGGAAATAGACGACCTGGAACTGGTGCTGGTAGGTTCCGGCTTGCAGCATGGTTGGTTTACGCATAAATGCAAGAGCGAAGAGATCAAGGAGGTAACCATCCAGTTTCACCGCGACCTGTTTGACGAAAAATTCCTGCAACGCAACCAGATGTCGTTTATCAGGAGCATGTTTGAAAGATCAGTTAGGGGCATCCTATTTTCAAGGGAAACGGCAGAAGCAATTATGCCGCGAATGATGGCTCTACCACAAAAACATGGATTTGATTCAGTGATAGAATTAATGTCCATACTGCACGACCTATCTACTTCGCGCAATATGCGTACACTAAGCGATGTATCGTTTGGAAACAGCGAGCCGCAATCGTACAACAGCCGCAGGGTAGAGAGCGTAATGCAGTACCTGCAAAAGAATTTTGATAAAGAAATTTTGCTGAGCGATGTAGCCAAAGTAGCCGGCATGACTGAAGTAGCACTCAGCAGGTTTTTCAAACTACGCACCGGCAATACTTTCATCGATACGCTTAATGAAGTGAGGCTTGGACATGCATCGCGAATGCTGATAGACACCACGCAAAGCATAACAGAAATAGCCTACAAATGTGGCTTCAACAACATCTCCAACTTCAACCGGCTGTTCAAGAAAAAGAAGCATTGTACACCTAAGGAATTCAGGGAATCTTATACAACCTCAGGCGTTAGAACATTTGTTTAG
- a CDS encoding efflux RND transporter periplasmic adaptor subunit gives MKKSCTGSWLLLFLLIAAIACKQQKKEHVHEQAQQYTCPMHPKVVQDKPGSCPLCGMDLVPMSSHKEAAVDSNLLHLLKFSNEQVISSVPTIVAESGTRIFSVPVQGVIAYDTRKQVSISSRVSGRIERLYVKYNYQPIKKGQLIMEIYSPDLAAAQRELIYISRQDNNPALLQRAKQRLALLGMQQAQIAQVIRTGQPSYRVPVYSSVSGYIFDQTSLSAAPATSTPMATTASSGGGGMDGMGGGSSTASATAQPQVNNAPVLVREGQYVNAGQSIFSVYEQSGVVGEFSLDPTLAAQVQRGQKMIYKLVAAPNEVYAGNIGLIEPAQRSGSGFTSVRVYLHDRNLQPGQLLAGNIPVVARGWWLPESAVVALGSKSIVFKKENEVFVPREVRAGMRYHGMVQVQENIQDWLIAKNASFMVDSESFIRLQENIDQ, from the coding sequence ATGAAAAAGAGCTGTACAGGTAGTTGGTTGCTGTTGTTTTTGTTGATAGCAGCCATTGCCTGTAAACAACAAAAAAAGGAGCATGTGCATGAGCAGGCGCAACAATATACCTGCCCCATGCACCCGAAGGTAGTGCAGGATAAACCCGGCTCATGCCCTTTATGCGGTATGGATCTCGTACCCATGTCATCGCACAAAGAAGCGGCCGTGGATAGTAATCTGCTGCACTTGCTGAAGTTTTCTAATGAACAGGTGATCTCCTCTGTTCCCACCATTGTTGCAGAAAGCGGAACACGCATCTTTTCTGTGCCGGTGCAGGGTGTGATTGCTTATGATACACGTAAGCAGGTGAGCATTTCAAGCAGGGTGAGTGGCCGCATAGAAAGACTGTACGTGAAGTACAATTATCAACCTATAAAGAAGGGGCAGTTGATCATGGAGATCTATTCTCCGGATCTTGCAGCAGCCCAACGCGAATTGATCTATATCAGCAGGCAGGATAACAATCCAGCACTGCTACAGCGGGCCAAACAGCGACTGGCATTGCTGGGTATGCAGCAGGCACAAATAGCGCAGGTGATACGTACTGGCCAGCCATCGTACCGGGTGCCAGTGTATAGCAGCGTTTCAGGCTATATTTTCGACCAGACCTCATTATCTGCCGCCCCTGCTACATCTACTCCTATGGCTACTACTGCTTCCTCAGGCGGTGGCGGTATGGATGGAATGGGAGGAGGAAGTAGTACTGCTTCTGCAACCGCGCAGCCGCAGGTAAACAATGCGCCTGTACTGGTTCGTGAAGGGCAATATGTAAATGCAGGCCAATCCATTTTCAGTGTATATGAGCAGAGTGGTGTAGTAGGTGAATTTTCTTTGGATCCTACACTGGCTGCCCAGGTGCAGCGTGGGCAAAAGATGATCTACAAATTGGTAGCTGCACCCAACGAAGTATATGCAGGTAATATAGGATTAATAGAGCCTGCTCAACGCAGCGGTTCTGGCTTTACCAGTGTACGTGTTTATTTACACGATCGTAACCTGCAGCCGGGGCAATTGCTCGCTGGCAATATACCCGTGGTAGCGCGGGGGTGGTGGCTGCCGGAATCGGCTGTGGTAGCACTCGGAAGCAAGAGCATTGTTTTCAAAAAAGAGAACGAGGTTTTTGTGCCTCGCGAAGTGCGTGCAGGCATGCGTTATCATGGAATGGTACAGGTGCAGGAAAATATCCAGGATTGGCTGATAGCAAAGAACGCCAGCTTTATGGTTGACAGCGAAAGCTTCATTCGTTTACAAGAAAACATTGATCAATGA
- a CDS encoding four-helix bundle copper-binding protein: MAHNQQYQSCIEACLRCASICNHCASACLQEDDVKMMARCIQLDMECATICYAAAQVMSMNGQTAAQLCKVCADICQACGDECAKHEHDHCKECAEICHRCAEECRRMAA, translated from the coding sequence ATGGCACACAATCAACAGTATCAAAGTTGTATAGAAGCTTGTTTACGTTGCGCATCTATTTGTAATCACTGCGCCTCTGCATGTCTGCAGGAAGATGATGTAAAAATGATGGCACGTTGTATCCAGCTGGATATGGAATGTGCAACCATCTGCTATGCAGCTGCACAGGTAATGAGCATGAATGGCCAAACCGCTGCTCAGTTATGTAAGGTCTGTGCAGATATCTGCCAGGCCTGTGGTGACGAATGTGCGAAGCACGAACACGATCATTGTAAAGAATGTGCAGAAATATGTCATCGCTGTGCCGAAGAGTGCAGGAGAATGGCAGCTTAA
- a CDS encoding DUF2911 domain-containing protein, producing the protein MLAVLSIAVQAQKEDVCYNPNLVKDTTKKSIKSVAEAKIGAASFTVNYHSPGVRKRIIWGGLVPLDEVWVTGAHDATRITFDKDVMIGNKKVTAGTYAFFTIPGKNTWTLIINKNFNQHLASEYEAGEDVVRVNVKPQKAAHLERLQYFIEPAGTNKGNLAVRWEKVKVTLPVTVL; encoded by the coding sequence ATGTTAGCAGTACTCTCCATTGCTGTACAAGCGCAAAAAGAAGATGTATGCTACAACCCGAACCTGGTAAAAGACACCACCAAGAAGAGCATAAAATCGGTTGCTGAAGCCAAAATTGGTGCTGCAAGTTTTACCGTCAATTATCATTCGCCGGGTGTGCGTAAGCGCATTATCTGGGGCGGCCTGGTGCCTCTGGATGAAGTATGGGTTACAGGCGCACACGATGCTACCCGGATAACTTTTGACAAGGATGTAATGATCGGTAATAAGAAGGTCACTGCAGGAACGTATGCATTCTTCACCATTCCGGGTAAGAACACATGGACGCTGATTATAAACAAGAATTTCAACCAGCACCTTGCTTCAGAGTATGAGGCAGGGGAGGATGTAGTGCGTGTGAATGTAAAACCTCAGAAAGCTGCCCATCTTGAGCGGCTGCAGTATTTTATAGAACCCGCAGGTACTAATAAGGGCAACCTGGCTGTACGTTGGGAAAAGGTGAAGGTAACGCTGCCGGTAACCGTGTTGTAG
- a CDS encoding efflux RND transporter permease subunit, protein MVHRIIEWSLRNRFIVLICSIGLLAWGIYAVRTNPIDAIPDLSENQVIVFTEWMGRGPQLVEDQVTYPLVTNLQGIPRIKYVRANSMFGMSFIYVIFEDDVDVYWARARVLERLSTVNQSLPQGVSPQLGPDGTGVGHILWYTLNAPDVDLGEQRAIQDWYVKFALQNVKGVSEIASFGSFQKQYQVTLNPNRLLYYKLSPNNVISAIRANNNESGGSKFELSDIGYVIKTSGYLQSIQEIENIPVQTQNGIAVRIADVATVQMSGETRLGIFDQNGEGERVGGIVVMRYGENAAEVIENVKAKMAEVARGLPQGVKFDIIYDRGELIQESIDSIKKTLIEEMIVVSIIVIIFLFHWRSALSIIIQIPITVVTSFILLNAFGISSNIMSLSGIALAIGVIVDNGIIMSENAYKHLAERYALWQEQQKNKS, encoded by the coding sequence ATGGTTCATAGAATTATTGAATGGTCGCTACGAAACAGGTTCATTGTTTTGATCTGTAGTATTGGCTTGCTTGCCTGGGGCATCTATGCTGTCCGCACCAATCCCATTGATGCCATTCCTGACCTGTCTGAAAACCAGGTGATCGTTTTTACCGAATGGATGGGCCGGGGCCCCCAACTGGTAGAAGACCAAGTGACCTATCCTTTGGTGACCAACCTGCAGGGCATACCGCGTATTAAATATGTTCGTGCTAATTCCATGTTTGGAATGAGTTTCATCTACGTGATATTCGAAGATGATGTAGATGTTTATTGGGCACGGGCTCGTGTGCTGGAACGATTGAGCACCGTCAACCAAAGTCTTCCGCAAGGTGTAAGTCCGCAGCTAGGACCTGATGGAACAGGTGTGGGTCATATACTTTGGTATACATTAAATGCGCCAGATGTTGATCTTGGTGAGCAGCGTGCCATACAAGACTGGTATGTAAAGTTTGCACTGCAAAATGTAAAAGGAGTGAGCGAGATCGCTTCATTTGGCAGTTTCCAGAAGCAGTACCAGGTAACGCTTAATCCTAACCGGTTGCTGTACTACAAACTATCTCCCAATAATGTGATCAGTGCTATCAGGGCTAACAACAACGAGAGTGGTGGTAGCAAGTTTGAGCTGAGTGACATTGGCTATGTTATCAAAACTTCAGGCTACCTGCAGTCCATCCAGGAAATAGAGAATATACCTGTACAAACGCAGAATGGTATAGCGGTACGCATAGCAGATGTAGCTACCGTGCAAATGAGCGGCGAGACCAGGCTGGGCATTTTTGATCAGAATGGAGAAGGTGAACGTGTGGGTGGCATAGTGGTCATGCGCTATGGAGAGAATGCTGCAGAAGTGATTGAGAACGTAAAAGCAAAGATGGCTGAAGTAGCACGTGGGCTGCCGCAAGGGGTTAAGTTCGATATCATTTACGACAGGGGAGAGCTGATACAGGAAAGCATAGACAGCATCAAGAAAACACTCATTGAAGAGATGATCGTGGTTTCCATCATCGTCATCATCTTCCTTTTTCACTGGCGAAGCGCGTTAAGCATCATCATTCAAATTCCCATTACTGTAGTTACCAGTTTCATCTTATTAAATGCATTTGGGATCTCGTCGAACATCATGTCGCTGTCAGGTATTGCACTGGCTATAGGTGTAATAGTAGACAATGGTATCATCATGAGCGAGAACGCATATAAACATTTAGCCGAACGCTATGCGCTATGGCAGGAACAACAAAAAAACAAATCATGA
- a CDS encoding DUF3347 domain-containing protein, which translates to MKQIIKVGLPMISMVAMVACGGNEAKNDHQEDGHDHAARQNNQQPVEQAQQTASVKLKDDNLNAVYQHYVHLSTALVNSDANEAKVAANAIEAGAKQMSGGGTIASAAAKITTAKDLETQRKHYETLSNEMTKLVKQAGLESGQVYVQHCPMAFNDKGASWLSSNEEIRNPYFGDKMLKCGEVKETIK; encoded by the coding sequence ATGAAACAGATAATCAAAGTCGGATTGCCAATGATTTCTATGGTGGCAATGGTAGCATGTGGTGGTAATGAAGCAAAGAATGATCACCAGGAAGATGGGCATGATCATGCTGCTAGGCAAAACAACCAGCAGCCAGTGGAGCAGGCACAGCAAACAGCAAGTGTAAAACTGAAAGATGATAACCTGAACGCCGTGTACCAGCATTATGTGCATCTTTCTACTGCTTTAGTGAACAGTGATGCCAACGAAGCAAAGGTGGCAGCTAATGCTATAGAAGCTGGCGCAAAACAAATGAGTGGCGGCGGCACCATAGCATCTGCTGCAGCTAAGATAACTACAGCAAAAGATTTGGAAACGCAGCGTAAACATTATGAAACGCTGAGTAATGAAATGACCAAACTTGTGAAGCAGGCAGGGCTTGAGAGCGGGCAGGTTTATGTGCAGCATTGCCCAATGGCTTTCAACGATAAAGGTGCATCGTGGTTAAGCTCAAATGAAGAGATACGCAACCCTTACTTCGGCGATAAGATGCTGAAGTGTGGTGAAGTAAAGGAAACTATTAAGTAA
- a CDS encoding efflux RND transporter periplasmic adaptor subunit, with product MKKFITIVVLLLYMFGFDACKEHQQHTEETTTTQTYTCPMHPQIVQTSPGTCPICAMDLVPFDKNNVEENLMLGNAQRMLANVVTDTVRTGTFSSTKQLNGRLVINPEQIEIISSRVAGRLETLLVKETGVSIRKGQPLYRIYSEQLAAMQQEYLVAIAQAEQFPGDAKFQQIADAAKQRLLLFDQTGEQVRQLRTSRKPSPYITYYATAGGVVAELFTAEGQYVAEGSPIVRVEGFQDLWVEADLYTTEASSVREGQLVTVTIAGYDVQHKMRVDFIAPSLQAGSQLLTIRGKIPNPGNRYTAGMQVFVDVPISNVSDAVTVPVNALIRDGNGTHLWIETEPNIFEARSVTTGAENFNRVEIKSGLSEGEAVVISGAYLLYSEFVLKKGKTPAGQHNH from the coding sequence ATGAAGAAGTTCATTACGATAGTCGTATTGCTGCTTTACATGTTCGGTTTTGATGCATGTAAAGAACACCAGCAGCATACGGAAGAGACTACTACAACACAAACCTATACCTGCCCGATGCACCCGCAGATCGTGCAAACAAGCCCCGGCACTTGTCCTATTTGTGCTATGGATCTCGTTCCTTTTGATAAGAACAATGTAGAAGAGAACCTGATGTTAGGCAATGCACAGCGTATGCTTGCAAATGTTGTTACAGATACGGTTCGTACAGGTACGTTTTCATCTACCAAACAGCTGAATGGGAGGCTGGTGATAAACCCTGAACAAATCGAGATCATTTCGAGCAGGGTAGCTGGCAGGTTAGAAACTTTATTGGTAAAAGAGACAGGCGTGAGCATCCGCAAAGGACAGCCGCTGTACAGGATATATTCAGAGCAGCTGGCAGCTATGCAGCAGGAATACCTGGTTGCTATTGCACAGGCTGAGCAATTTCCTGGTGATGCAAAGTTTCAGCAGATAGCTGATGCAGCAAAGCAACGACTTCTGCTATTTGACCAGACAGGTGAACAGGTAAGACAACTGCGAACCAGCAGGAAGCCTTCACCGTATATCACCTACTATGCTACAGCCGGAGGTGTGGTAGCCGAACTATTTACAGCAGAAGGGCAGTATGTGGCTGAAGGCTCACCTATAGTACGTGTAGAAGGGTTCCAGGACCTGTGGGTGGAGGCAGATCTATATACAACGGAAGCCAGCTCGGTAAGAGAAGGACAGCTGGTGACTGTAACCATAGCAGGCTATGATGTGCAGCATAAGATGCGTGTAGATTTTATAGCGCCTTCACTGCAGGCAGGTAGCCAGTTGCTAACCATCAGGGGGAAGATACCTAATCCCGGTAACAGGTATACAGCAGGTATGCAGGTATTTGTTGATGTGCCTATCTCCAATGTGTCGGATGCGGTAACCGTGCCGGTAAATGCATTGATCCGCGATGGCAATGGAACACATCTTTGGATAGAGACAGAGCCAAACATTTTTGAGGCTCGTTCTGTAACTACAGGAGCGGAAAATTTCAACCGCGTAGAGATCAAATCTGGATTAAGCGAAGGTGAAGCAGTAGTCATTAGTGGAGCGTACCTACTGTACAGCGAATTCGTTTTGAAGAAAGGAAAAACGCCTGCAGGGCAACACAATCATTAA
- a CDS encoding efflux RND transporter permease subunit, with the protein MIWRRKKRIKQEPWISEEDRLAVIEKSSKQVSRGVFFATIIIITSFLPVFMLTGQEGKLFHPLAFTKTFIMIVDAILVLTLAPVLISFFLKGKFRPENSNPVNRFLERLYEPVIRRVLRWRKTTLAINIIALLVSIPLIRSLGSEFMPPLDEQSILFMPVTLPDISNGEIKRILQVQDKIIMSVPEVDKVLGKAGRASSATDNSPISMIETIIMLKPKSEWRDGITKADIVNELDKKLQIPGVVNGWTQPIINRINMLATGIRTDVGIKVYGQSLDSIAAVSERVKAALEGTPGVTDLYVEPITGGKYLTINVRRADMARYGLNVDDVNQTVETALGGAPVSQTVEGRQRFAISVRLAQEYRNSVEQVRRIPLVSPGFGEVPLSAVADVAFEDGPPMITSENAILRGAVMFNVRDRDLGGTVEEAMAKINQQAGILPQGYFLEWSGQYENLIRGKRTLMLIAPIVLLIIFFSLYFAFKSLREAFFSLISIPFALIGGAYIIFFWGINLSVAVAVGFIALFGIAVETGIVMVIYLNDSMNQLIQLKGNSRETITRKDLEEYVVRGAAKRLRPKLMTVCTTLFGLVPILWATGVGTDVMKPIVLPVIGGVITSATHILLVTPLIFLMTKEYELRKHGKIEVYDAAH; encoded by the coding sequence ATGATCTGGCGCAGGAAAAAACGTATCAAACAAGAACCTTGGATAAGTGAAGAAGATCGGCTTGCTGTCATTGAAAAATCAAGCAAGCAGGTATCGCGTGGAGTCTTCTTTGCCACCATTATTATCATCACTTCCTTTCTTCCTGTATTCATGCTTACTGGCCAGGAAGGAAAGCTATTTCACCCACTGGCCTTCACTAAAACTTTCATCATGATAGTGGATGCTATACTGGTGCTTACACTGGCACCTGTTCTCATCTCTTTCTTCTTAAAAGGAAAGTTTAGACCGGAGAACTCCAATCCTGTTAACCGTTTTTTAGAAAGGCTATACGAGCCTGTAATAAGAAGGGTGCTGCGGTGGAGAAAAACAACCCTTGCTATCAACATCATAGCCTTACTCGTAAGTATTCCTTTGATCAGGAGCTTAGGCAGTGAATTTATGCCGCCACTTGACGAGCAAAGTATCTTATTTATGCCGGTCACTTTGCCTGATATTTCCAATGGTGAAATAAAACGGATACTGCAGGTGCAGGATAAGATCATCATGTCGGTGCCCGAAGTAGATAAGGTATTAGGTAAAGCTGGTCGTGCGAGTTCTGCTACAGATAATTCTCCTATCAGTATGATCGAGACCATCATCATGCTGAAGCCTAAGTCAGAATGGCGTGATGGTATCACGAAGGCAGACATAGTAAACGAGCTGGATAAGAAGCTGCAGATACCAGGTGTGGTAAATGGATGGACACAGCCGATCATCAACCGGATCAATATGCTGGCAACAGGCATTCGTACCGATGTAGGTATTAAGGTATATGGACAAAGCCTGGATTCCATTGCTGCAGTTTCTGAAAGAGTGAAAGCTGCGCTGGAAGGCACACCCGGTGTTACTGATCTTTATGTAGAGCCTATCACCGGGGGAAAATATTTGACCATAAATGTTCGTCGTGCAGACATGGCGCGTTATGGATTGAATGTAGATGATGTGAATCAAACAGTAGAAACAGCATTGGGTGGAGCGCCTGTAAGCCAAACGGTAGAAGGCCGGCAGCGTTTTGCTATTAGTGTTCGGCTAGCCCAGGAATATCGTAACAGCGTGGAGCAGGTGCGGCGTATTCCGCTGGTGTCACCAGGTTTTGGCGAAGTGCCACTGAGTGCCGTAGCCGATGTTGCTTTTGAAGATGGTCCACCTATGATCACTTCCGAGAATGCGATTCTTCGTGGCGCTGTTATGTTCAATGTGCGCGATAGGGATTTGGGTGGTACAGTGGAAGAGGCAATGGCAAAGATCAATCAACAAGCAGGCATCTTACCGCAAGGTTATTTCCTGGAGTGGAGCGGGCAGTATGAAAATCTTATTCGTGGTAAGCGTACGCTCATGCTCATTGCACCTATCGTACTGCTCATTATTTTCTTCTCTTTATACTTTGCCTTTAAGTCTTTAAGAGAAGCATTCTTCAGCCTTATCTCTATTCCATTTGCTCTTATTGGCGGTGCTTATATCATCTTCTTCTGGGGCATTAATCTTTCAGTAGCAGTAGCTGTTGGTTTCATTGCCCTATTTGGTATAGCAGTAGAAACAGGTATTGTGATGGTCATTTACCTAAATGACTCAATGAACCAACTGATCCAACTAAAAGGAAATTCAAGAGAAACCATAACAAGAAAAGACCTTGAAGAATACGTGGTACGCGGCGCAGCTAAAAGGCTTCGGCCAAAGCTGATGACAGTATGTACAACATTGTTTGGTTTAGTGCCTATCCTTTGGGCTACAGGTGTAGGAACAGATGTGATGAAGCCGATCGTTCTACCGGTGATAGGTGGTGTCATTACATCAGCTACACATATCCTGTTGGTTACCCCGCTCATCTTCCTGATGACAAAAGAATACGAATTACGTAAACACGGAAAAATAGAAGTGTATGATGCAGCGCATTAA